The Eubacterium ventriosum genome includes the window CTTCTTTAGCAGCGGACATAATTGTTAAAGTCATATTTGTTCCTGTATCCCCATCTGGTACAGGGAAAACATTCAACTCATTTATCCATTCTTTTTTTGCTTCTAAATTCTTAGCACCTGCAATAAACATTTTTTGTAATGTTTCTGCATTAATTGTTGTCATTTCCAAAATAATATCCTCCTGGGGTACTAATCAATGTTTCTTACGCCTTCAACGTACACATTAACTTTCTTAACTGACATACCCGTAAATTCTTCTACTTTGTATTTTACATTTGAAATAATATTGTCTGCTATTGTTGCAATATTAACACCGTAAGATACAATAATATGAAAATCTATAGTGATTTCATTATCTTCATCAATTATTACATTAATTCCCTTAGTTGAGCTATCTCTTTTAAGAAGTCTTACAAGACCATCTTTCATGCTTACCATTGCCATACCAACAATACCAAAGCATTCATATGCTGTTTCTGATGCGTATTTTGCAACAACTTCAGGGCTAATCAATACCTGACCTAAATCAGTGTTTAACTTACCTTTCATATATGTTCCTCCTAAAATCGAACTTCTAATAATTATACTATCTTTTTTAGAAAAAGGAAAGAGTTACATTTATATACTAAAAAAAGTTATCATTCATAAATGATAACTTTTTTTATTTCGTGCATACATGCTCTAACAAACTATGCTCTTTCAACTTTACCAGATTTTAAGCAAGAAGTACAAACGTACATCTTCTTTGATCCGCCTTCAGTCTTAACTCTAACAGATTTAATATTTGATTTCCACATTTTATTAGAACGTCTATGAGAATGGCTCACAGCGTTTCCAAAGTGAGCACCCTTACCGCAAATACTACATTTAGCCATAATAGCACCTCCTTTAATAAATTAGGTCGAACTCTCAATCGACCTGACACAAAGAGCATTCTATCAGATACAGACAAATTTTGCAAGTACTTTTTTCCAGTATATTGTTATATATTTTTCATACGGAAAAAAGCACCTGCATTTTTGTCTTTAATCTTTGGTCCAAAAACAATTATTATACAATATTTTTGTTAATCATTATTTCTTTTTGTATTTTTTGATTGTTTTCTTCTTGCTCCACTTACCATAGTATCTGTTTCCATCCTTAACCATGTAAGCTCGTACCTTGATATAATACTTATTATTTGCCTTTAGTTTTTTGATTGTAAAGTTAATCTTTTTAACATTTACAGTCTTTGTGTATTTTTTCTTAAAAGATTTCTTTGTAGAGTATTTTGCCTGATAATTAGTTATTCCTGAAATCTTCTTAAGACTAATTTTTGCCTTTTTATTTCCAGTACGTTTGACTTTCTTTATTACAGTTCTT containing:
- a CDS encoding Asp23/Gls24 family envelope stress response protein, whose amino-acid sequence is MKGKLNTDLGQVLISPEVVAKYASETAYECFGIVGMAMVSMKDGLVRLLKRDSSTKGINVIIDEDNEITIDFHIIVSYGVNIATIADNIISNVKYKVEEFTGMSVKKVNVYVEGVRNID
- the rpmB gene encoding 50S ribosomal protein L28: MAKCSICGKGAHFGNAVSHSHRRSNKMWKSNIKSVRVKTEGGSKKMYVCTSCLKSGKVERA